Within the Pseudomonas orientalis genome, the region TGGGCGGCATGGCCACCTCGATACTCGGTTCGTGGGTGCTGCTGAGCCTGGGGCACTGGTGGTCCCCTGCGGCCTGCCTGATTGGTTTGCTGCTCAGCTACCTGATCTGGAACTGGCGACGTCTGAGTGTGATTCTCGCCTACTTCGGCTGGGAACTCGCCCGCCTGGATAACGAACCCAAAGTCTTGCCAGAGCGGCGTCGTGCGCCTGCCAGCAAGGGCGATGTGCTGCAAGGACGGATCTTTGCCCTCGAGCAGGCGGTCAGTCGCACGCGCGATACACGACGCTTTATGGCGGATGGACTGGAATGCCTGCCGGTCGCGACGCTGATTACCGACCCCCGAGGCAGCATTCTGTTGGCCAATCGCGTTGCTCGTGAGGTATTTGCCAATGACCTGGTGCGCGAAAACCTCCTCGAACAGCTCGCCGACCTCGGTTACCCGCCGCTGCATAATGGCGTGCGCCCTGCCCTGTCCGAACTGGAGCTGGTCGAGTTTCGCGATATCCACCAGCGCAGCTTGCGTATGGAGCTTGCGCCCCTGCTGCCGGCTGAAGGTGACATCGCCCTTGGTTGGCTGCTGAGCCTCACGGATTTAAGCAAGGAACGCGAAGCCCAACAGCATCGCGAAACCATGCTGCGCTTCCTCTCCCATGACCTGCGTGCGCCGCATTCGGCAATCCTCGCCCTGTTGGATCTGCATGAGAGTGAATCGCCCGTGTTCGGCCAGATCGAACAACAGGTCCGCCGTGCGTTGAGCCTCACCGAGTCCTTTGTGCAACTGGCGAAAGCGGAGGCTGATGGTTACCACTTCCAACCTACCCTGTTTGCCATGCTGGTGATGGACGCTTTCGATCAAGTCGCGGTTATCGCCCAGCTCAAGGGTATCCACCTGGTTCACGATCTGGATGAAGCGGATGAAGGCATGGTGAACGCCGATCAATCGCTGCTCACCCGAGCGTTATTCAATGTGCTGGAAAATGCCATCAAGTATTCATCCTCGGGTACCACCGTCAGATTGAGGCACAGCACTGTAGAGGGCTGGTTGGAATGTCGTATCAGTGACCAAGGGCCGGGAATTGCTGCGGCGGACCTGCCCGAACTGTTCAGCCAGTATCGGCGTTTTGAGTCTGCGCAGGGCAGCGAGGGTTTGGGACTGGGACTGAGCATGGTCAAAGCGGTCGTAGAGCGTCACAAGGGCCACATTGGTTGCGAGAGCGTTGTAGGAAAAGGCACCACCTTTACCTTGCAACTGCCGTTATTGGAAGATCCCTTCGGGAACTGAAGTGCAGATTTCTCCACTTATGAGGTCTGACAACCTGGAGCTTTTCCATGAAAGAAATAAACCCGCAATTTAACTTTCCAACTAGTGGCCCTTCAATCAACAGTGATCCTCAACCGGCATCGAAAACCACGATAAAAAATGTAGATGAAGCCCGCGGATACGTAGCGGCGTTAGGACTTCGCTACCAGGATCAGTTCTCGTCTGCATCAGCTGGCCTTGCGGAAAAAATGGGCAAGGGGCAACTTGATGAAGACAGCTATCTGCTGCTGACGAGCGCTATGGTTGATGCCAGCCGGGTGGCACTGGCGAGGTAGACGATAGTCAGTACGCGCCGACGCCAGACGTCTAAAAAAATGCCCCACATCACTGATGCGGGGCATTTTTTTAAAAGATGTAGCGCCATTCCGAGAAAGGTGCCTGTAACAGGCAACGCTGTGACAGAAAAACTTATGCACTTTTTACGTGATTTTATGAGTTTGGGAAATATGCAATGAAATCAGCTTCTTGTGACCATAAAAGCGCCACTCGACGGAAAATCATACACAGGTTATCCACAGTTCATTAGATCACTGGTGTATCGATCACCACCGGCTCCGGCGGCAATGAGCC harbors:
- a CDS encoding CHASE2 domain-containing protein, with amino-acid sequence MKLWGKAEKRQPTRAQLLFHGLVREWLLIGLVLLPLTGYLSLSPGLALNNPLYDSLRRLTPLPVDPRIVLVTIDAPSLEELGPWPWPRNVHADLIERLSAAQPAGILFNVLFSESGEGVGDQRLANAVCKAGNVLLPIVIDSSARSGQTGKPLSPLLRCAKGIGHINVESDNDGVVRSLYLREGPPENALPQLAWLAFTLNGQISGMPGMPQEPGNQQWHQEYQVRVPFTSADDRFPSVSYVSVLRGEVSPEWLRGRLILVGATAYGMGENFVTPLSSTRSTAGVEIQANVLNGLLQGRSIVDFPGWLAALMATFLVALLLGLLLYRPRYALWMTLGGMATSILGSWVLLSLGHWWSPAACLIGLLLSYLIWNWRRLSVILAYFGWELARLDNEPKVLPERRRAPASKGDVLQGRIFALEQAVSRTRDTRRFMADGLECLPVATLITDPRGSILLANRVAREVFANDLVRENLLEQLADLGYPPLHNGVRPALSELELVEFRDIHQRSLRMELAPLLPAEGDIALGWLLSLTDLSKEREAQQHRETMLRFLSHDLRAPHSAILALLDLHESESPVFGQIEQQVRRALSLTESFVQLAKAEADGYHFQPTLFAMLVMDAFDQVAVIAQLKGIHLVHDLDEADEGMVNADQSLLTRALFNVLENAIKYSSSGTTVRLRHSTVEGWLECRISDQGPGIAAADLPELFSQYRRFESAQGSEGLGLGLSMVKAVVERHKGHIGCESVVGKGTTFTLQLPLLEDPFGN